One segment of Gadus chalcogrammus isolate NIFS_2021 chromosome 8, NIFS_Gcha_1.0, whole genome shotgun sequence DNA contains the following:
- the LOC130387652 gene encoding E3 ubiquitin-protein ligase RNF31 — translation MEDSPVVKQKGQPMATLSEQLHELRMQAELCLYSGSVEVRAGVYAMAHLPLPPCSKYCLVSAETMVMENSFGSNRKETLASLQRLSTALNILEKYGCNLTNPNRPKYWRTVKHNNPVFRATVDAIQGGRAVLCLYGYSHQQMDGLSFPEDVVEPDVGQVARVTLEVMSLRMELDLLIKEVHPHPEFYERIIPTLRHKDVGLNTDAVVISSPSSSSSSSSSSSLGPRDGAAKSLGFPLYQQDPQARHSPRAFQPLTPGRNATANASTSTHQGPASLSSTRPPENCTICGIFSVAFHCPACAQWLCTECDRLYHSYPERANHQRSPVTSSSSAKSRKSNSSSTWHCHHCTKVNSIRDVLCETCERPRLASSSTAAEEAQPSTTTEWQCKSCTVVNAASSILCEVCERPRLATRPPVTPTHPAVTPPRPPAPVLGMPGDPDNQWVCQFCTYLNYSPSTVCEMCDLARPEPAPMPVKLRPPSPVRRVPALPVKPKNPPPEEPEARRQRLLQEEGLRLIQLIRDGEKRDLSPEEVYTGMRVAGDTSVLPCEWLRDELPLLLDHICELVANFAPPGSSASSNDGGGGGGGGGGGGPGGPDSGPANGGVTLQLSRAEAKQAWLTAGGDTERAARQALRDRGLKVKELSSLGFEDEQLCHEVLRQSRGELHGALALLQRPLLEPFHQRMWSDKPEQPLDVRHPDKQRTCRRLLAVYDLPSWGRCELALSLLLESNATYCLEDVVQAVRESHDREFIKRVLAKECPICLSIFPHSKMQSLTSCQCSVCCGCFRQHFTIVVRDKHIRDMVCPVCWEPDINDPEHLNSYFSTLDIQLRECLEPEVYELFHKKLTEQALIKDPKFLWCSHCSYGFIYDGHQLKVTCFQCRKSFCAQCKKPWESQHAGLSCEQYQSWKRENDPEYQRQGLAGYLRDNGITCPNCRFQYALSKGGCMHFCCSQCRYQFCSGCNNPFHTTCAVDQCSVSGLHAHHPRDCLFYLRDWEPNRLQALLQNGVAFNTDPPPGTQTGLCGVIEQKDEAAQQSDAACGAQTQPGHAGLCEKHYREYLVSLINGYSIDPAPLFNANELGLACRRYQVEDARGEGEDDFGYYNRLLEKLMHEVPLGDKVPRNK, via the exons ATGGAGGACAGCCCGGTGGTGAAACAGAAG GGGCAGCCGATGGCCACGCTGTCGGAGCAGCTCCACGAGTTGCGCATGCAGGCCGAGCTGTGTCTGTACTCGGGCTCGGTGGAGGTCCGTGCAGGCGTCTACGCCATGGCCCAcctgcccctgcccccctgCTCCAAGTACTGCCTCGTCTCCGCCGAGACCATGGTCATGGAGAACAGCTTCGGCAGCAACAGGAAGGAG ACCCTGGCGTCCCTCCAGAGGCTGTCCACAGCACTGAATATCCTGGAGAAGTACGGCTGTAATCTGACCAATCCCAACCGGCCAAAGTACTGGAGGACGGTGAAGCACAACAACCCGGTGTTCCGGGCGACCGTCGACGCTATCCAG GGCGGCCGAGCGGTGCTCTGTCTCTATGGTTACTCCCACCAGCAGATGGACGGCCTCAGTTTCCCCGAGGACGTGGTGGAGCCCGACGTGGGGCAGGTTGCCAGGGTAACCCTGGAGGTGATGAGCCTGAGGATGGAGCTGGACCTGCTCATCAAG GAGGTTCATCCACACCCCGAGTTCTATGAGAGGATTATTCCTACACTGAGACACAAG GACGTCGGCCTCAACACGGACGCGGTGGTCATCTCCTcgccctcgtcctcgtcctcgtcctcgtcctcttcctccctggggCCCCGGGACGGGGCGGCCAAGTCCCTGGGGTTTCCCCTCTACCAGCAGGACCCCCAGGCCCGGCACAGCCCCCGCGCCTTCCAGCCCCTCACGCCCGGACGCAACGCCACCGCCaacgcctccacctccacccaccaggggcCCGCCTCCCTGTCCTCCACCCGGCCCCCAG AGAACTGCACCATCTGTGGGATATTCTCGGTGGCGTTCCACTGCCCTGCGTGCGCCCAGTGGCTGTGCACCGAGTGCGACCGGCTGTACCACTCCTACCCAGAGAGAGCCAACCACCAGCGCAGCCCGGTCACCTCGTCCTCATCGGCTAAAAGCAGAAAGAGCAACAG ctcctccacctggcACTGCCACCACTGCACCAAAGTCAACTCCATCCGCGATGTGTTGTGTGAGACATGTGAGCGCCCCCGGCTGGCCTCGTCGAGTACTGCAGCCGAGGAGGCTcagcccagcaccaccacag agTGGCAGTGTAAGAGCTGCACCGTGGTGAACGCGGCCAGCAGCATCCTGTGTGAGGTCTGCGAGCGGCCTCGCCTCGCCACCAGGCCTCCCGTCACCCCAACGCACCCCGCAGTCACCCCGCCGagaccccccgcccccgtcctgGGCATGCCAGGGGACCCCGACAACCAG tggGTGTGCCAGTTCTGCACCTACCTCAACTACTCGCCCTCCACCGTGTGCGAGATGTGCGACCTGGCCCGCCCCGAGCCGGCGCCCATGCCCGTGAAGCTCCGCCCCCCGTCGCCCGTGCGGCGCGTCCCGGCGCTGCCCGTCAAACCCAAGAACCCGCCCCCGGAGGAGCCGGAGGCGCGGCGGCAGCGTCTGCTCCAGGAGGAGGGGCTCCGGCTGATCCAGCTCATCAGG GACGGGGAGAAGCGGGACCTGAGCCCTGAGGAGGTGTACACCGGCATGCGGGTGGCCGGCGACACCAGCGTCCTGCCCTGTGAGTGGCTGAGGGACGAGCTCCCCCTGCTGCTGGACCACATCTGTGAGCTGGTGGCCAACTTCGCCCCCCCGggaagctccgcctccagca acgacggcggcggcggcgggggcggcgggggcggcgggggccccgggggccccgaCTCCGGCCCCGCCAACGGGGGGGTGACCCTGCAGCTGTCCCGGGCGGAGGCCAAGCAGGCCTGGCTGACAGCAGGGGGCGACACCGAGCGGGCTGCCCGGCAGGCCCTCCGAGACCGCGGCCTCAAG GTGAAGGAGCTGAGCTCGCTGGGCTTCGAGGACGAGCAGCTGTGCCACGAGGTGCTCCGGCAGAGCCGTGGGGAGCTGCACGGCGCCCTGGCCCTCctgcagcgccccctgctggagcccTTCCACCAGCGCATGTGGAGCGACAAGCCCGAGCAGCCCCTAGACGTGCGGCACCCCGACAAGCAG CGCACCTGCAGGCGTCTGCTGGCGGTGTACGACCTGCCCAGCTGGGGGCGCTGTGAACTGGCGCTGTCCCTGCTGCTGGAGAGCAACGCCACCTACTGCCTGGAGGACGTGGTGCAGGCGGTGCGCGAGTCCCACGACAGGGAGTTCATCAAGAGGGTCCTGGCCAAAGAGTGTcccatctgtctgtccatcttccCTCACAGCAAG ATGCAGTCCCTGACGTCGTGCCAGTGCTCCGTGTGCTGCGGCTGCTTCCGCCAGCACTTCACCATCGTGGTGAGGGACAAGCACATCCGCGACATGGTGTGCCCCGTGTGCTGGGAGCCCGACATCAACGACCCCGAGCACCTCAACAGCTACTTCTCCACCCTGGACATCCAG CTGCGTGAGTGTCTGGAGCCCGAGGTGTACGAGCTGTTCCACAAGAAGCTGACCGAGCAGGCGCTCATTAAGGACCCCAAGTTCCTCTGGTGCAGCCAC TGTTCCTACGGCTTCATCTACGACGGCCACCAGCTCAAGGTCACCTGCTTTCAGTGCCGCAAGAGCTTCTGTGCCCAGTGCAAGAAACCT TGGGAGTCCCAGCATGCCGGCCTGTCCTGTGAGCAGTACCAGTCCTGGAAGAGGGAGAACGACCCGGAGTACCAGAGACAGGGCCTGGCGGGATACCTCCGGGACAACGGGATCA CTTGCCCAAACTGTCGCTTCCAGTACGCTCTGTCCAAGGGCGGCTGCATGCACTTCTGCTGCTCCCAGTGCCGCTACCAGTTCTGCAGCGGCTGCAACAACCCCTTCCACACT ACCTGCGCCGTGGACCAGTGCAGTGTGTCAGGGCTGCACGCACACCACCCCAGAGACTGCCTCTTCTACCTCAGAGACTGGGAGCCTAACAGACTGCAAGCCCTGCTGcag AACGGAGTGGCCTTCAACACAGACCCTCCTCCCGGGACtcagacag GTCTGTGCGGGGTGATCGAGCAGAAGGACGAGGCGGCGCAGCAGTCGGACGCGGCCTGCGGGGCCCAGACCCAGCCGGGCCACGCCGGGCTCTGCGA GAAGCACTACCGGGAGTACCTGGTGAGCCTGATCAACGGCTACTCCATCGACCCGGCGCCGCTCTTCAACGCCAACGAGCTGGGGCTGGCCTGCCGGCGCTACCAGGTGGAGGACGCGCGCGGCGAGGGCGAGGACGACTTCGGCTACTACAACCGCCTGCTGGAG AAACTGATGCACGAGGTCCCGCTGGGAGACAAGGTTCCACGGAACAAGTGA